The Natrinema pellirubrum DSM 15624 region GCCGTCGTCGCGATCAAGATCGCAATCAAACTGGCCGTCCGTATCGGCATCGTCGCCGCCGTCGTACTGGCGGCGCTGTACGCCACCGGCTTCACCGACCTTGGCTTCCTGCCGTTCTTCTGAGACGCCCCTTTTCGCCGCTTACTCCTTCGCGAACGCGAGGAAGTTCTCGATCACGTCGTGCCCGACGGCCGTGAGGACGCTCTCGGGGTGGAACTGCACGCACTCGAGGGGGTATTCCGCGTGGCGCACGCCCATGACGAGCGTCTCCGAGCCGTGTTCTGCGGTCGCGGTCACCTCGAGACAGTCCGGCACGTCGGTCGCGACCAGCGAGTGGTACCTGCCCGCACGGAATCCCTGCTCTAAGCCCGCAAAGACGCCCTCGCCGTCGTGATCGACCGCGGAGGCCTTGCCGTGGATCGGCTCCGGCGCGCGGCCGACGCTGCCGCCGTACTCGTAGACGGCGGCCTCGAGGCCGAGACAGACACCGAGCGTCGGGACGTCGGGGCTGATCTCCCGGAGAACCTTCATCGTGATGCCGACGTCGCGGTCGTGCTTCGGATGCCCGGGGCCGGGGCTGATGACGATCGTGTCGGGGTCGACCGCGCGGACGTCCGCGAGCGACGCGGTGTTTTTCAGGACCTCGGTCTCGGTGCCGGCCTGCTGGCTGACGTACTCGACGAGGTTGTAGGTAAAGGAGTCGTAGTTGTCGACGAACAGCACCGTCAGCGGCTCCGTCTCGCCGTCGCGGCCCGCCGCGTCGCGGTCGTCCGCCGCCGTCGCGCTCATCGGCTCACCTCCGGCGTCGTGTCGGGCTCGCCGTCCGACGGCGGCTCCGTGGCCGGGAGTTCGATCTCTTCGAGGGCCGCGAGGACGCCGCCCATCTTCTGTTCGGTCTCCTCGTACTCGGCAGCGGGATCGCTGTCGGCGACCAGTCCCGCGCCCGCCTGCACGGTGATTCGATCCCGCTCGTCCGCGGTTTCCACGGTCGCCGTCCGAATCACGATCGCGAAGTCCGCGTCGCCGGACCACGAGTAGTAGCCGACGCCGCCGCCGTAGAGCCCGCGGGGCTCGGACTCGAGGTCGTCGATGATCTCCATCGCGCGGACCTTCGGCGCGCCAGAGAGCGTGCCGGCGGGGAACGAGGCCCGCGTCGCGTCGAACGCATCCGAGCCCGCGGCGAGCCGGCCGGTCACCGTCGACTCGATGTGCTGGACGTGGCTGTACTTGAGGACGTTCATGAACTCGTCGACCCGGACCGAGCCCGGTTCCGAGACGCGGCGCACGTCGTTGCGCGCGAGGTCGACCAGCATCGTGTGTTCGGCGCGTTCCTTACCGTCGGCCAGCATCTCCCCCGCGAGCCGGCGGTCCTCGACGGGGCTCGAGCCCCGGTCGCAGGTGCCGGCGATGGGGTTCGACATGACCTCGCGACCGCGCACCGAGAGCAGGGTCTCGGGACTGGCCCCGACGACGGTCAGATCGTCGTGATCGAGCAGATACATGTACGGCGAGGGGTTGACCTCGCGCATCGCCTCGTAGAAGCCGAGCGGATCGATGTCACCGTAGAGTTCCCGCGTGCGGGAGATCACGCCCTGATAGATGTCGCCGTCGAGGACGTGTTCCTTGGCCGCACGGACGCTGTCCTCGTAGGCGGCTTTCGGTCCGGCGACCTCCTCGTCGCGGACGAAGCCGCCGGTCTCGGGCGGTTCGGCCGCACACAGCGTCGCCGCCACCTCGGCGGCCTCCGCGACGAGCGCGTCGTAGACCGCGTCGGGGTCGTCGTCGGCCTCGAGAACGGGTGTACAGACCAGCGACACCGTCCCGTCGCGCTCGTCGAAGGTCAGGGTCTTGGTCGTCAGGAGGAACTGCGCGTCCGGGAACCGCGAGTCGGGCCGCTCGTAGCCGACTTCCTCGAGCCAGAGGTCGTAGACGGCCTCGTAGGCCAGGAAGCCGACCAGCCCGCCTTCGAGATGCTGGCGGTCGTGATCGGGCACGTTCTCGAGGCGAACGTCGGGCATCGCGGCCCGGAGCGCATCGACGGTATCGCCGTCGGCGTCGGTGTCGACGGCCTCGAGCGGTGCCTCGTCGGTCAGGGCCTCCACGGTCGCCTCGCCGGATTCGACCGTCACGACGGCCTCGGGGTCGTAGCCGACGTAAGAGTAGCGCGCGTGGCGCTCGGCGTCGGCGGAACTCGGCCGGAACGCGCCGTCGGGGTCGCTCGAGGCGGTCTTCCCCGCGCTCTCGAGGAGGAAGGCGTAGGGTGAGCGCTCCCGGTCGCTCGCCTCGGAGCGGCCGGTGAGCGCGGCGTAGGCCGCAAGCGGCGTCGTCTCGACCTCGAGGGTCGCGACGGTCCGGACAACGGCCGGTCGGTCGTCCCGGTCGGCACTCGAGCCGGCGTATTCACGGAACGCCTCCCGATCGAGATCGAACGAGAACCGGTCGGTGGGGGTGGGTTTGGGATCGGGCATGGGAGTCACGCGTCGGGCTCCGCCCGCTTGCGGGCGGTCTTGGCTCGGTCGACGAACGAGCGAACGGCCTCGTGGTCTTTGACCCCGCCCCGCTCCTCGACGCCGCTGGCGACGTCGACGGCGAAGGGCGCGACGGTCCGGACCGCGTCACCGACGTTCTCGGGGGTGAGACCCCCGGCGAGGATCAGCGGCGACTCGAGGTCGGCCGTGGCGGTACGGGTCCGGTCCCAGTCGTGGGTGCGGCCGGTCCCACCGCCGCCCTCGGCGCTGCCCGTGTCGACGAGGAGGCCGTCGACGATCTCGTCGTAGGTCTCGGCGGTCGCGGCGTCGTCGGCGTCGACCGCGAGCAGCAGTTCCGCCTCGAGGTTCGCGCGCAGGTACGCGAGGTCGCCGGGTCGGATGTCGCTGTGGATCTGGATCGCGTCGGGCTCGATCTCCTCGACCAGTTCGATCGCGTCCGCCGGCCCGTCGGGCATCGTCACGAGGACGCTCGTGACGAACGGCGGGGTCGCCGCCGCCAGCGCCGTCGCCCGCTCGATCGAGACTTCGCGGGGCGTGTCGACCGAGACGTCACAGATGATGCCGACCGCGTCCGCGCCCGCGTCGATCGCCGCCTCGAGGTCGGCCTCGTCAGTCAGGCCGCAGATCTTGACCCGGGTCATCGGTCCCCGGTCGGCTGGGCCGTGACGCCGCGTAACTGGTCGAGTTTCTCGGCGGCCGCGCCCGACTCGATGGCCTCGCGGGCCGCGTCCGCGCCGTCCTCGAGCGAGTCGGCCTCGCCGGCGACGTAGATCGCCGCGCCCGCGTTCGCGAGGATGACGTCGCGTTTCGCGCCGGTCACGTCGCCCTCGACGATCCCGCGCATGTCCGCGGCGTTTTCCTCGGGCGAGCCGCCCGAAATGTCGGCGATGTCGTGTTCAGCGAGGCCGAGATCGGCCGGCTCGAGGGTGTACTCCTCGACCGACTCGCCGTCGTCTCGCGGCTCCGCCGCTCGAGGGTTCGCGGAACTTCGTTCCGCGCAGACTTCTGCGACTCGGGTCTCGCCGTGGATCGCGATCTCGTCGGTGCCCGCGCCGTGGACCACCAGCGCGCGCTCGATGTCCATCCGTGCGAGCGCGTTCGCGAGGACGGGAACGAGGTCGGGGTCGTAGACGCCGACGACCTGTGCGTCCGCGCCCGCGGGGTTGGTCAGCGGGCCGAGAATGTTGAAGATCGTCCGCATCCCCAGTTCCTTGCGCGGGCCGATGACGGCCTTCATCGCCGGGTGGAAGACCGGCGCGAGCATGAACCCGATACCGTCCTCCTCGATGGCTTCCTCGACGGCCGGGGGCTCGGCTTCGACGTCGACGCCGACTTCCTCCAGGACGTCCGCGCTGCCCGACGAGGAGGAGACGGAGTAGTTGCCGTGCTTGGCGATCGGAACGCCGGCCCCGCCGGCGACGATCGCGCTCGTCGTCGAGACGTTGATCGTGTCGTAGTCGTCCCCGCCGGTGCCACAGGTATCGACCAGCGGCGCCCGGTCCGGCGAGATCGTTCGGGCCGCATCGCGCATCCCTTCCGCGAAGCCGGCGATCTCGGCTTCGGTCTCGCCTTTCGCTCGCAGCGCAGCCAGCAGCGCGCCGATCTGTGCCTCCGTCGCGTCCTCGAAAACGGCCGCCGAGGCCGCTCGAGCGCCCGCTTGCGTGAGATCCTGCCCGTCCGTGACTCGTTCGACGTAGTCCTGCATAGTGAACACCAATGTACGTAGTTGTCTTGTAATGCCCAAATCAGTACATCGACTTAAGCGTGTCGCCCGGCTGCGTGCGGACGAGTCGCGTACGGCGGTCGATTCGAAACCTTCAATTAGTGTGCCCGGCAATGATTGAATGCAGCGGACGTGGCGACGCAGGCCACGGACGAAGGTCGAACCAGGGTTGGTGGTCTAGTCTGGTTACGACACCTCCTTGACATGGAGGAGGCCGGCAGTTCAAATCTGCTCCAACCCACTTCTACGACGCAACAACGAGGTGCGAGCGACAGGTCCACGCCCGAACGGAACGGCTGGCGCCTTTTTCGCGACCGAATGCGACTGTCGTCCCGAGGAAGTCGTCCACAATTTCGACCAGCTGGACCCGTCGGTCCGATCCTGCAGTCGTCGCTCTCGAGGGGCAGTTGGGTCCGAGAAACCGGCGGAAAATCGCACCCGAACGAGCGACACCGTCCGGGGGTCGTCTCTCCCGACCGTCGGGGTCCGGTCGAAGGACGACGCTCGTAGTCGCGATTACTCGACGGCGTCCCAGGTCGCCGAGGCCGTCACCCGGTCGTCGCTGACATCGACCGAACGCTCGTCGGCGGAGGAACCGAGCGAGTCCTCGAGCGCGTCGGCATCCGCGTCGCCGACGACGGCGGCGAACTCGCCGGAGCCACCACCATCGCCGTCGAGCGAGAGCGAGCTGACGCCCCCCTCGAGCCCCTCGAGTTCGGGATACTCCACGTCCGAGAACGCCCCGTCGCCGCTGGTAGTGCCGTCACCACCAACGTCGGTTTCGAACTCGTCACCGTAGCCCCCGTACGCGACGGCACCGTGACCGGCGGCCGAGAGGAACCACTCGACGTCCGCGACTTCCTCGGTCGCCCGCTCGGCGTCGCCCGCGGCGGCCTCGATCGGCGTCTTGACTGTGGCGACGGGATCGGTGACCTCGTTGCCGCTGACGAAGACGATCGCGTCCTCGCCGACGGCGATCGCGTCGGCACTCCCGTCGCCGGGGGTGAAGATGTCGTAGTCGTCGATCGCGTCGGTTCGCTCGTACTGCTTCGCGAATGCGGACTCGGGTTCGGCGGTGAGGACATCGGCCACTTCGTCGGTGTCGATATCGCCGGGCAGGACGACCGCCTGATTGGCCACGACTGTCGCGTTGGCACTCGAGTCGAGCGACTCCACGTCCTCGGAGTCGGTCGCCTCGAGGACGCCGGTAAGACCGTAGGAGTTGAGTCCGAACGCGATGACGAATCCCGCCGCCATCGTCCCGGCCATCGGCAGCCCCATCATCGGGTCGTTCTGATACTCTTCGCCCAGTTCGTCGTCCTGCGTCTCGTCGTCGCTTTCGGAGTCCTCGAAGTCCGACCAGTCGATGTAGATGAACCCGACCGCGCCCTCGTCGTCGGTGGTGAGCCACTGCGCGTACGTCGGCGGGGAGTCCTCGCCGTCTCCGTTCCCGTTGCCGCTTTCGTCGTCGGACCCGAGACAGCCGGCGGCACCCGCTGCCATCGAAACACCTGTGAGCTTCAACACATCACGGCGGTTTACAGTCATGATAGTAGACGAGTCCCGTTATCTATTATAAAATCCCGTTGAACCGGATCGAACGGTACAAACCACGGAACCGACTGGGACGGGGTATGGAGGTCGTCGGTCGGCTGGTAGCACTGCTCGTCGTCCTGGTGGGCGGCGCGGGGGTCCGAGCGATCGGCGTCCTCGACGACCGCCGGACCGCGCTGTTGAACGACCTCGCCTACTACGTCGCGCTCCCGGCACTGATTTTCGTTTCGACGTTCGATCGCTCGATCGCCGCGTTGCTCTCGCCGGCGCTGCTCGGCGGGCTCTTGCTCGTCGTCTTCGGAACCGCGGGGGTCGCCTGGGTCGTCCACTGGCATCGGGACTCGAGCGCGCGCCGGAGCGTCGCGATCGTGCAGTCGTATCACTCCAATCTGGGCTATCTGGGATTGCCGCTGGTCGCCGCGACGTTCGATCCGACGGTCACGGCGATCGCGAGCGTGGTACTCGGCGTCGTCTCGCTGACGCAGGTCCCGCTGACGGTTGTCATCCTTTCGTCACTCAACGCGGCCGGCGCGACGGTTACCGGCGAACTGCGGCGACTCGCGACGAACCCCGTCCTCGTGACGCTGCTTGCCGGATTGACGATCGGTTCGCTCGGGCTCGGGGTGCCGTCACCCGTTGCCGTCGGTCTCGACGCCGTCGGGTCGCTGGCGCTGCCCGTCGCGTTGCTCTGTGTTGGCGCATCGCTGGACATCGACCGGTCCTCGATCGACGCGGCCACGACCGCGGCCGTCGTCGCCTGCAAGGTCGTGGTGATGCCGGCCCTCGCGTGGCTCGTCTTCTCCGCGCTGGCCGTCGACACCGCGACGTTTATCGCCAGCGTCGTGATGCTCGGCACGCCGACGGCCGTCTCGACGTTCGTCTTCGCGAGCGAACTCGGCGGCGACCCGGAGTTCGCGTCGCTGAACGTCTTCGTCACGACGCTGTCCTCGATCGCGACGCTGTTCGTCCTCATTACACTGGTCGGCTGAGCGACTGCGGGCGCTCCTTCGAGCAAGGATCACAAGCTGACGCCGCGTTACGGCGAGAAGAATCGCTTGAGCCGCCCGAGCAGACCGGGGGAGTCGTCGGACGCGTCGTCGCTTCCGCCGCCGTTTCCGTCGCGATCGACCGAGCCGGCGAGTGGGCCGGCGTCGTCGGGCCAGTCGTCGTCCGCCGACCCCGACGCGGCCGTCGTCTCGAGGTCGTCCATCGAGAGATCGACATCGTCGATCTCGGGGGTCGATTCGCGGCCTTCGCCGGCCTCGGCCGCGCGGACGTCCGCGCCGGTCACGTCGCCCGCCTCGACGCGGGCCGCGAGGTCCTCGAGGTCGGCGTCGTCCGGGATCGAAGCGGCAGCGTCGTCGATCGACGCCGGCTCCGTCTCAGTGGCGTCCGCGGACGTGCTGTCGTGATCCTCGCCCGCACTCGGCTCCGGGGTCGGTTCGGCTGCCGTGTCGTCGGCCGGAGCGGTGTCCGTTCGCGCCGACGACTGCTCGTCGTCGCCGTCGTCGGTCACGGGATCGGTTGTCGGAACGTCGTCCTCGTCGAACGCAGCCGTCACGGACTCACTGGTCGCCGTGTCGTCGGCCTCGTCGCTCGAGCCGGCGTTTCCATCGCTCGAGTCGGGATCCGACTGGGTCGAATCCAGCGACTCGAGGATGTCGTCGACGCTTTCCTCGGAGACGACCCGCTGGGGACCGCCACCGGGCTCTAAGGCATCGTCCGAGTCGGCGTCGGCCGCGTCCGTCTCGTCGGCCGTGGAGGGACCGGATGATCGCTCGTCGCTCATGATGGTGGCTGTCGCTGCCGGCGACATAATCCTTCCCCTGTCGGTGGTCGAACGGCGGGTCCGTAGCTGTGTCCAGACGCGGGGGGCGAATCACTCCGCGAGCGCCGGATTCGCCCGGACGACGTTGAGGACGGCCCCGATCAGAATGATGATGCCCGCGAAGTAGAGCCAGGTAACGAACAGCAACACGGCACCGAGTGCCCCGTAGGCCTCGTACTGGGCGGCGTTGGCCGCGTACAGCTGGAACCCGAACTGGAGGATGGTCCAACCGACGGCGGCGAAGACCACGCCCGGGAGGATCTCGGCCACGTCGACGGGGATCGGTGGCAGGACGTAGTAGATCGGCAGGAAGACGAGGATGAGCCCGGCAAGCAGGATGAGCCAGCCGAGGAAGTCGGCTAACGGCACGGTACCGGTGACGAGCCTGAGCGCTGCCCCGATCCCGATCATCAGCGCGATCGCGCCCGCGCCCGCGACGAGTACCGTCAGTCCGTCCACGAGCTGTCCGACGAGGCTCTCTTCGGTGACCTCGTCGTAGACCTTGTCGAACGCGAGGCTCAGCCCTCGAAAGACCTTGAGCGCACCCCAGGCGGCGACGACGAGCGCGACGACGGTCGCCTCGGCCCGTCCCGATTCGGTCGTCAGGGCTTCGGTAACGAGGTCTTCGCCCGACGCCGGGAGGAAATCCCCGGCGACAGTGATCAGCCGCTCTGCGGCCGCCTCGCCGCCCAGCAGCGAGCCGACGACGAGTGCAAGCAGGACCAGCGGGATCAGCGACACGAACGCGTAGTAAGCGAAGCCGGCCGCGAGAAAGGTTAGATCGCGGTCGCTCGCTGTCCGATAGATCGTCGTGACCGTCTCCGGAAGCTCCATACAGTTCGTACGACGGTCAGGACTATGAACGTGTAAATCGTTCGCAGTTCCTGTCGTCCGGTATCGGGGAGAGCGGTAGCCGCCGACCGACTCGCGCCCGTGGCGATACTTACCACTCGCGACAGAAGTTCTGGCCGGCGTAGACTGCGCCGTCCTCGTCGATGTAGACGCCGACCCCCGCCCGGTCCCACGTTGGCGTTTCGCCCTCCTCGAGGATCGCCCGCCGGTGATCGGTGGAGTTCATCCACTGATCGACCAGACCGATCGCGAGGGCCTCGGCCGTTTCGTAGCGAACGACCCCGCCGGTCGGCCGTTCGACGCGTCGATCGACCCAGGTCATGGCGATGTTCTCACCGTAGGCCCGACAGTAGTCGTCGACGTCTCTGAAGCGGTCGTACGGCCCCTCGCCGTCGGGGTTCGTATGTGCGAAGTAGTCCCGCTGGCCCATGTCACGAGTGTGTGCGCGAGCCACCGACGCGGCGGTCCCGTCCCACTCGAGGGGCTCGAGGCCGTGTTCGGCCCGCCGCTCGTTGATCTCGGCGTGGACGAAGTCCTCGACGGTCGGCGAGGTGATCGTCTCGACGTCGGTTTCGTACCGGGTCGTACCCGGGTCGTCGGGATCCGTTACCGGCGGATTGCGTTCGCCGGCCGGCGGCGGCTCGGAACTGGGCGCGGGCCCCTCGCCGAGGCCGAACCCGTCGGTCACCTGCGGGGCGAACACGGCGGTTCCGACAGCGAGGGAAACGACGAGCGCGATCGCGACGAGGAGACTCAGGAGTCCCCGAAGCAGTGCCCGGTCGCACCGCCGGGCGCGGTCGTGTCCCGTTCCGTCGGACCGGCTCCCGTCCATCGGATCGACCGTCGACTCGACGGTACAAGAGCGTCGGGACGGACTACAGCGAGTGAGAGCGGTAGGGACCGATTACGGGTCCGTGACCGCGACCCCGTCCGCCCCGTCGCCGAAGATCGTCTCGTGCATGCCGATCACGAGACCGGGGACGACCGCCATGAACAGGTGTTCCTCGAGCGGGATGCCGGCGACGTCGATCCCGGTCCGGAGTTTGATATCGAAGACGCCGACGGCGAGGGTGTACCGGTCCCAGACGTAGGCGATGGGGTACAGCGCGAGGATGGTCACGCCGGCCTTCCGAACGGCGTTCGCGCGGCGCAACAGGAGCGCGGCGACGATCCCCCAGACGAGTTCGGTCACGAGGTAGGTGTAGCGTCCGAAGACGCTGATGTCGAACATCGACGGCCATTCAACGGCCAGTATAAAAACACCCGGGCTGGAGCCACCCGGATAAAACGGGCAGTATCTTAAATACCCCGGCGGCACTACGTTCACGTAGAAGGATGAATATCGCTGATATCGCCACCACGGAGTTCATCGAAGTCGACGTCGGGACGCGAATGGGGAAAGTCCGGTCCATGTTCGAGGACGGCAACCCCAAGGGAATTATCGTCACGAACGACGGGGACTACGAGGGGGTCATCAGCGAGCGGGAGATCCTCCAGTCCCACGTCGAGGACGACGCCAAGGTGGCGGCACTCACGAAGCCCAGTCGGAGTACGCCATCGCCCAAGGTCGACCGCCAGGAAGACGTCCGGGAGACCGCCCGCGTCCTCGTCGAGAGCAACGCGAAGGTCGCGCCGGTCTTCGAGAACGGCGAGCTGTGGGGGGTCATCACCGACGACGCGATCCTCGAGGCAGTACTGGAGAACCTCGACGCACTGACCGTCGAGGACATCTACACCGCCGACCCGGTCACGGTCACCGAGGACGACGGGATCGGCAAGGCGATCAATCTCCTGCGCGAACACGGCATCTCCCGCCTGCCCGTGATGAACGAGAACGGCTTCCTCGCTGGGGTCGTCACGACCCACGACATCGCCGACTTCGTCATCCGGGAAAACCATACGACGACGACGGGCGACCGGGTCGGTGACAGCCAGCGCCTGCTCGACGTGCCGGTCTACGACATCATGACCAGCCCCGTCGAGACGACCACGCTGGACACGACCGCGGAGGAAGCCGTCGAGCGGATGCTGGGCAACGACTACGCGGGGCTGATGGTCACGCCGGCCGACGACGACCGGGTCGTCATCGGCGTCATCACCAAGACCGACGTCCTGCGGGCGCTGACCTTCACCGAGGAGGAACACATGGACGTCCAGATCACCAACATCTCGATGCTCGATACCATCACTCGAGAGGGGATCGTCGAGAACATCGAGGACGTCGTCGACAAGTACCAGGACATGCAGGTGATGCACGCCCACGTTCGATTCAAGGAACACCAAGAGCGACTCCGCGGCACGCCGCTCGTGCAGTCACAGATCCGACTGCGTACTAACAAGGGTCAAGTCGCCGGCACCGGTGAGGGCTACGGCTCGGAAAACGCCTTCCGCGTCGCGCTCGATAAACTCGAGCGCAACGTCCTCGAACTCAAAGGCGTCACCAGCGACGAGGAGTACCGCGGCCAGCTCCTGCGGAAACTCAACGAACTGTAGCATCGACGTCGACCCCGATTCGTTTTTTCCAACCC contains the following coding sequences:
- the trpG gene encoding anthranilate synthase component II, which produces MSATAADDRDAAGRDGETEPLTVLFVDNYDSFTYNLVEYVSQQAGTETEVLKNTASLADVRAVDPDTIVISPGPGHPKHDRDVGITMKVLREISPDVPTLGVCLGLEAAVYEYGGSVGRAPEPIHGKASAVDHDGEGVFAGLEQGFRAGRYHSLVATDVPDCLEVTATAEHGSETLVMGVRHAEYPLECVQFHPESVLTAVGHDVIENFLAFAKE
- the trpE gene encoding anthranilate synthase component I, which translates into the protein MPDPKPTPTDRFSFDLDREAFREYAGSSADRDDRPAVVRTVATLEVETTPLAAYAALTGRSEASDRERSPYAFLLESAGKTASSDPDGAFRPSSADAERHARYSYVGYDPEAVVTVESGEATVEALTDEAPLEAVDTDADGDTVDALRAAMPDVRLENVPDHDRQHLEGGLVGFLAYEAVYDLWLEEVGYERPDSRFPDAQFLLTTKTLTFDERDGTVSLVCTPVLEADDDPDAVYDALVAEAAEVAATLCAAEPPETGGFVRDEEVAGPKAAYEDSVRAAKEHVLDGDIYQGVISRTRELYGDIDPLGFYEAMREVNPSPYMYLLDHDDLTVVGASPETLLSVRGREVMSNPIAGTCDRGSSPVEDRRLAGEMLADGKERAEHTMLVDLARNDVRRVSEPGSVRVDEFMNVLKYSHVQHIESTVTGRLAAGSDAFDATRASFPAGTLSGAPKVRAMEIIDDLESEPRGLYGGGVGYYSWSGDADFAIVIRTATVETADERDRITVQAGAGLVADSDPAAEYEETEQKMGGVLAALEEIELPATEPPSDGEPDTTPEVSR
- a CDS encoding phosphoribosylanthranilate isomerase; translation: MTRVKICGLTDEADLEAAIDAGADAVGIICDVSVDTPREVSIERATALAAATPPFVTSVLVTMPDGPADAIELVEEIEPDAIQIHSDIRPGDLAYLRANLEAELLLAVDADDAATAETYDEIVDGLLVDTGSAEGGGGTGRTHDWDRTRTATADLESPLILAGGLTPENVGDAVRTVAPFAVDVASGVEERGGVKDHEAVRSFVDRAKTARKRAEPDA
- the trpD gene encoding anthranilate phosphoribosyltransferase, with the protein product MQDYVERVTDGQDLTQAGARAASAAVFEDATEAQIGALLAALRAKGETEAEIAGFAEGMRDAARTISPDRAPLVDTCGTGGDDYDTINVSTTSAIVAGGAGVPIAKHGNYSVSSSSGSADVLEEVGVDVEAEPPAVEEAIEEDGIGFMLAPVFHPAMKAVIGPRKELGMRTIFNILGPLTNPAGADAQVVGVYDPDLVPVLANALARMDIERALVVHGAGTDEIAIHGETRVAEVCAERSSANPRAAEPRDDGESVEEYTLEPADLGLAEHDIADISGGSPEENAADMRGIVEGDVTGAKRDVILANAGAAIYVAGEADSLEDGADAAREAIESGAAAEKLDQLRGVTAQPTGDR
- a CDS encoding AEC family transporter — translated: MEVVGRLVALLVVLVGGAGVRAIGVLDDRRTALLNDLAYYVALPALIFVSTFDRSIAALLSPALLGGLLLVVFGTAGVAWVVHWHRDSSARRSVAIVQSYHSNLGYLGLPLVAATFDPTVTAIASVVLGVVSLTQVPLTVVILSSLNAAGATVTGELRRLATNPVLVTLLAGLTIGSLGLGVPSPVAVGLDAVGSLALPVALLCVGASLDIDRSSIDAATTAAVVACKVVVMPALAWLVFSALAVDTATFIASVVMLGTPTAVSTFVFASELGGDPEFASLNVFVTTLSSIATLFVLITLVG
- a CDS encoding YihY/virulence factor BrkB family protein — its product is MELPETVTTIYRTASDRDLTFLAAGFAYYAFVSLIPLVLLALVVGSLLGGEAAAERLITVAGDFLPASGEDLVTEALTTESGRAEATVVALVVAAWGALKVFRGLSLAFDKVYDEVTEESLVGQLVDGLTVLVAGAGAIALMIGIGAALRLVTGTVPLADFLGWLILLAGLILVFLPIYYVLPPIPVDVAEILPGVVFAAVGWTILQFGFQLYAANAAQYEAYGALGAVLLFVTWLYFAGIIILIGAVLNVVRANPALAE
- a CDS encoding CAP domain-containing protein, which encodes MDGSRSDGTGHDRARRCDRALLRGLLSLLVAIALVVSLAVGTAVFAPQVTDGFGLGEGPAPSSEPPPAGERNPPVTDPDDPGTTRYETDVETITSPTVEDFVHAEINERRAEHGLEPLEWDGTAASVARAHTRDMGQRDYFAHTNPDGEGPYDRFRDVDDYCRAYGENIAMTWVDRRVERPTGGVVRYETAEALAIGLVDQWMNSTDHRRAILEEGETPTWDRAGVGVYIDEDGAVYAGQNFCREW
- a CDS encoding lycopene cyclase domain-containing protein is translated as MFDISVFGRYTYLVTELVWGIVAALLLRRANAVRKAGVTILALYPIAYVWDRYTLAVGVFDIKLRTGIDVAGIPLEEHLFMAVVPGLVIGMHETIFGDGADGVAVTDP
- a CDS encoding CBS domain-containing protein is translated as MNIADIATTEFIEVDVGTRMGKVRSMFEDGNPKGIIVTNDGDYEGVISEREILQSHVEDDAKVAALTKPSRSTPSPKVDRQEDVRETARVLVESNAKVAPVFENGELWGVITDDAILEAVLENLDALTVEDIYTADPVTVTEDDGIGKAINLLREHGISRLPVMNENGFLAGVVTTHDIADFVIRENHTTTTGDRVGDSQRLLDVPVYDIMTSPVETTTLDTTAEEAVERMLGNDYAGLMVTPADDDRVVIGVITKTDVLRALTFTEEEHMDVQITNISMLDTITREGIVENIEDVVDKYQDMQVMHAHVRFKEHQERLRGTPLVQSQIRLRTNKGQVAGTGEGYGSENAFRVALDKLERNVLELKGVTSDEEYRGQLLRKLNEL